From the Desulfovibrio sp. JY genome, one window contains:
- a CDS encoding tetratricopeptide repeat protein: MKFRTLVAPVLFVCLAGGLSGCGVLKMSSSSEPSKDLVASGNAAYDHKDYAAACRDLSQAGAAAGPTGLSRAGDACLRDGRRKAVAAFEAATAAAPGDASAMEGLGMAALADGDLSRARDMLQAAAKAGGKDPRAALALGDAELLSGQCDKALAAYREALAREASFAPAKSRLQSVRLVCGARKAPAAVAAPAASRSAAPAPSELSPASGPSAGPAKEPGKAKAAPKVIDLNDI, from the coding sequence ATGAAATTTCGCACCCTTGTCGCGCCCGTGCTGTTTGTCTGTCTGGCCGGAGGGCTTTCCGGCTGCGGCGTCTTGAAGATGTCTTCCTCGTCGGAACCGTCCAAGGATCTGGTCGCTTCCGGCAACGCGGCCTACGATCACAAGGATTACGCCGCCGCCTGTCGCGACCTGTCCCAGGCCGGCGCCGCCGCCGGGCCGACGGGCCTCAGCCGCGCCGGCGACGCCTGCCTGCGTGACGGCCGGCGCAAGGCCGTGGCCGCCTTTGAAGCGGCGACAGCCGCCGCTCCGGGCGACGCATCGGCCATGGAGGGCCTCGGCATGGCCGCCTTGGCCGATGGCGACCTTTCCCGGGCCAGGGACATGCTGCAGGCGGCGGCCAAGGCCGGGGGCAAGGACCCGCGCGCCGCCCTGGCCCTTGGCGACGCCGAGCTGTTATCCGGCCAGTGCGACAAGGCCCTTGCCGCCTATAGGGAGGCGCTGGCCCGCGAGGCGTCCTTTGCCCCGGCCAAATCCCGCCTCCAGTCGGTCCGGCTGGTCTGCGGCGCGCGCAAGGCTCCCGCTGCGGTGGCCGCGCCGGCCGCGTCCAGGTCCGCCGCGCCGGCTCCTTCCGAGCTTTCGCCCGCGTCCGGGCCGTCGGCCGGTCCCGCCAAGGAGCCGGGCAAGGCCAAGGCCGCGCCCAAGGTCATCGACTTAAACGATATCTGA
- a CDS encoding LysM peptidoglycan-binding domain-containing protein: MTRLALLSLGCVLLACSGVWAADIAHVARPGDTPARIAKIYHVPLATVMTHNKGLDPCRIKVGDVILVPRPAEDAPQTPDQEAKPDPTALPDEEPLGVRYVVVPGDFPAAIADRFGIPLGDLSRANPGLDPKNLTVGRVLSIPQGTACPPPVPIERDGAPAKQAAPLVMDFQ; encoded by the coding sequence ATGACCCGGCTCGCGCTGCTTTCCCTCGGCTGCGTCCTTCTGGCCTGCTCGGGCGTTTGGGCAGCGGACATCGCCCATGTCGCTCGACCGGGCGACACGCCCGCCCGCATCGCCAAAATCTACCACGTGCCCCTTGCCACCGTCATGACCCACAACAAGGGCCTCGATCCCTGCCGCATCAAGGTCGGCGACGTGATCCTCGTGCCCCGGCCCGCCGAGGACGCCCCGCAAACGCCCGACCAGGAGGCCAAACCGGATCCCACCGCCCTGCCCGACGAGGAACCCCTCGGCGTGCGCTACGTGGTCGTGCCCGGCGATTTTCCCGCCGCCATCGCCGATCGCTTCGGCATCCCCCTGGGCGACCTGTCCCGGGCCAACCCCGGACTCGACCCGAAAAACCTGACCGTCGGCCGGGTGCTGTCCATCCCCCAGGGAACGGCTTGCCCGCCACCGGTGCCCATCGAGCGCGACGGCGCGCCGGCAAAACAAGCCGCGCCCCTGGTCATGGACTTCCAGTAA
- a CDS encoding bile acid:sodium symporter, with protein sequence MVGKILEKMAKDWFLAGMVLAVALATVFPEFGSIGGAMHAEQVSNWGIFMIFLLHGLALSTEHLRRGMSRWKLHLLVQAMTFVAFPILYFPFRALFGGLMPPGLLLGFLYLCALPSTVSSSVAMTAIARGNVPAAIFNATLSSLLGIVLTPSIVELIEGVQGVGGLSFGHAVVNISLMLLLPFVLGQVLRPFFGKLASRHKKFINTFDKLVIVVLVYGTFCDSVKSGLWTHTGLEVLVVTLGGAALLLALALFLSSWIGKRMGMPVEDRITAVFCGSKKTLASGVPMARLIFGANPALGLIVLPIMFYHPLQLFVCSLLASRYARRDTVSASPVADLMPGVPAVEAVRVRS encoded by the coding sequence ATGGTTGGGAAGATACTCGAGAAAATGGCCAAGGATTGGTTTTTGGCGGGCATGGTGCTGGCGGTGGCGCTGGCCACGGTTTTTCCGGAATTCGGGTCGATCGGTGGGGCCATGCATGCGGAGCAGGTGTCCAATTGGGGCATCTTCATGATCTTTTTGCTGCATGGCCTGGCGCTTTCCACGGAGCATCTGCGCCGGGGCATGTCACGCTGGAAGCTGCATCTGTTGGTGCAGGCCATGACCTTTGTGGCGTTTCCGATTTTGTATTTCCCGTTTCGGGCGCTTTTCGGCGGGTTGATGCCGCCGGGGCTGTTGCTTGGATTCCTGTATCTGTGCGCCCTGCCCTCGACGGTGTCCTCGTCGGTGGCCATGACGGCCATTGCCAGGGGCAACGTGCCGGCGGCGATATTCAACGCCACGTTGTCGAGCCTGCTCGGCATCGTGCTGACGCCTTCCATCGTGGAGCTGATCGAGGGCGTGCAGGGGGTCGGCGGGCTGTCGTTCGGCCATGCCGTGGTCAACATCTCGCTGATGCTGCTTTTGCCTTTCGTCCTGGGCCAGGTGTTGCGTCCTTTTTTTGGCAAGCTGGCCTCGCGGCACAAGAAGTTCATCAACACCTTCGACAAGCTGGTGATTGTGGTCCTTGTGTACGGAACCTTTTGCGACTCGGTCAAATCCGGCTTGTGGACGCATACCGGCCTTGAGGTGCTGGTGGTGACCCTTGGCGGCGCGGCGCTTCTTCTGGCCCTGGCCTTGTTCCTGTCGAGCTGGATCGGCAAGCGGATGGGGATGCCGGTGGAAGATCGGATCACGGCGGTTTTTTGCGGCTCGAAGAAGACCCTGGCTTCGGGCGTGCCCATGGCGCGGCTTATTTTCGGCGCCAATCCGGCCCTGGGCCTGATCGTGCTGCCGATCATGTTCTACCATCCGCTCCAGCTGTTCGTGTGCTCCCTGCTGGCTTCGCGCTATGCCCGTCGCGATACGGTCTCCGCGTCGCCGGTCGCGGATTTGATGCCCGGCGTGCCGGCCGTGGAAGCGGTGCGCGTGCGTTCCTGA
- a CDS encoding helix-turn-helix transcriptional regulator, which produces MTTERIAPTLQTLPRPVYPRSETLPAGSVSRAHAHPFGQLSFAGEGVLLVRTETGSHVAPPQRAVWVPPGMAHEVAASRRSEMRGLYIGWDQDIFRPLQCLVLSVTPLARELILAVCALPVLYDEHGPDGRLVAVLLDQLASLPVADFSLPWPKDPRLTNICQALTDSPDDSRTASAFAKSAGMTERTLGRLFLGQTGLTFGNWRRRARLLASLSLLESGKSVTTTAIECGYDSTSAFIAAFREAFGITPGAFVRGV; this is translated from the coding sequence ATGACCACGGAACGTATCGCCCCCACCCTCCAAACCCTGCCCCGGCCCGTCTACCCGCGCAGCGAAACCCTGCCCGCCGGGTCCGTGTCCCGGGCCCACGCCCACCCCTTCGGCCAGCTCTCCTTCGCCGGCGAAGGCGTGCTCCTCGTGCGCACCGAAACCGGCAGCCACGTCGCCCCGCCCCAACGCGCCGTCTGGGTGCCGCCCGGCATGGCCCACGAAGTCGCCGCATCGCGCCGCTCCGAAATGCGCGGCCTCTACATCGGCTGGGACCAGGACATCTTCCGCCCGCTGCAATGCCTCGTGCTCTCCGTCACGCCGCTGGCCCGCGAACTCATCCTCGCCGTCTGCGCCCTGCCCGTGCTCTACGACGAACACGGCCCAGACGGCCGGCTCGTGGCCGTGCTCCTCGACCAGCTCGCCAGCCTCCCCGTCGCCGACTTCAGCCTGCCCTGGCCCAAGGACCCACGCCTGACCAACATCTGCCAAGCCCTCACCGACAGCCCCGACGACAGCCGCACCGCCAGCGCCTTCGCCAAATCCGCCGGCATGACCGAACGCACCCTCGGACGCCTCTTCCTCGGCCAAACCGGGCTGACCTTCGGCAATTGGCGACGCCGGGCGCGACTGCTCGCCTCGCTGTCGCTGCTCGAATCCGGCAAATCCGTCACCACCACCGCCATCGAATGCGGCTACGACTCCACCTCCGCCTTCATCGCCGCCTTTCGCGAAGCCTTCGGCATCACGCCCGGGGCATTCGTACGCGGCGTTTAG
- a CDS encoding SpoIIE family protein phosphatase, translating to MLRMAVGHGKCLDGDCAARSAVEPCRRGLGGAAPVGLLLFTGVGYDHGAILRVIEEAFPGVPLVGTTSAGEMSSIGGISDDSVLLVAFGGDGIGCSVGLVRDFAGPDVDTAAQARDALKAARKGIAAPASLCLTFPDGGRGGVQAFGQALDAALGPDCMVLGGISARQLADRRPVRQFFGREVLIHAAPFMLLTGDIPSAMRLSRGWRPVGGLSRVTGVSGSVVSRIGDGTALDFYRRYLGPHAEPATELPLAVACEVKKDFYLRAPGFYSEDDGSIQFAAGVPEGAMVQLAEADRPGMLADIRARSRELAEEARGTFTPAGALLLSCSTRKDILGTRADEEVSQMVAALPPGTPVAGFYCFGELGPSARDLPLHLHNGSLVSLVLGGEVVTPRLAPLEAKDLCPTGEAESLRREIRSLTRALERANGSRERLEAQKDRSQALMRAINQEINEARLEIQRKNELLRQALALAEEVQRNLLPQAAPGLPGFDIAGTSLYSDETGGDYYDFIHEPNEQNGSFGVIIGDVTGHGIAAALLMTTARAFLRMRSFQPGSLAAVIDDVNKLLCADLADSGRFMTLFYLAIDIEKKRIHWVRAGHDPIILYDAETGLVQDIPDKGGPPLGIVTEARYAENSAAGMKPGQVALLATDGLWEARNPAGEMFGKDRVRELLKQHHGAPAAEIVDAVLAGLRAFLGEAQPEDDVTLVAIKVLPDEQASSS from the coding sequence ATGTTGCGAATGGCGGTCGGACACGGCAAGTGCCTGGATGGGGACTGCGCCGCCCGGAGCGCGGTGGAGCCCTGCCGGCGGGGGCTTGGCGGGGCGGCCCCGGTCGGGCTGCTTTTATTTACCGGGGTCGGCTACGACCACGGCGCGATTTTGCGCGTGATCGAGGAGGCCTTTCCGGGTGTGCCCCTTGTCGGCACGACCTCGGCCGGGGAGATGTCCTCCATCGGCGGCATCAGCGACGATTCGGTGCTGCTCGTGGCCTTTGGCGGCGACGGCATCGGCTGCTCCGTGGGCCTTGTCCGCGACTTCGCCGGCCCGGATGTCGATACGGCGGCCCAGGCCCGCGACGCCCTGAAAGCGGCCCGGAAAGGCATCGCCGCGCCTGCCTCCCTGTGCCTGACGTTCCCGGACGGCGGCCGGGGCGGCGTCCAGGCCTTCGGCCAGGCCCTGGATGCGGCCCTTGGTCCGGATTGCATGGTCCTTGGCGGCATCTCCGCCCGGCAACTCGCCGACCGGCGGCCCGTGCGCCAGTTTTTCGGCCGCGAGGTGCTCATCCATGCCGCGCCGTTCATGCTCCTGACCGGCGATATTCCCTCGGCCATGCGCCTGTCGCGGGGCTGGCGACCCGTGGGCGGCCTGTCGCGCGTGACCGGGGTTTCGGGGAGCGTCGTCAGCCGTATCGGCGACGGCACGGCCCTGGATTTCTACCGCCGCTACCTCGGCCCCCATGCCGAACCGGCCACGGAGCTGCCCCTGGCCGTGGCCTGCGAGGTGAAAAAGGATTTTTACCTGCGCGCGCCGGGGTTTTACAGCGAGGACGACGGCAGCATCCAGTTCGCGGCCGGCGTGCCCGAAGGGGCCATGGTCCAACTGGCCGAGGCCGACCGACCCGGCATGCTCGCCGACATCCGCGCCAGGAGCCGGGAACTGGCCGAAGAAGCCAGGGGCACGTTCACGCCGGCCGGCGCACTGCTCCTTTCCTGCTCCACCCGCAAGGACATCCTCGGCACCAGGGCCGACGAGGAAGTTTCCCAGATGGTCGCCGCGTTGCCGCCGGGCACGCCCGTGGCCGGGTTCTACTGCTTCGGGGAACTCGGCCCCTCGGCCAGGGACCTGCCCCTGCACCTGCACAACGGGTCCCTCGTGAGCCTCGTGCTTGGCGGCGAGGTCGTGACGCCCCGTCTTGCGCCCCTGGAGGCCAAGGATCTCTGCCCCACCGGCGAGGCCGAATCCCTGCGCCGGGAAATCCGCTCCCTGACCCGGGCCCTGGAACGCGCCAACGGCTCCCGGGAACGCCTCGAAGCCCAAAAAGACCGCTCCCAGGCGCTCATGCGGGCCATCAACCAGGAAATCAACGAGGCGCGCCTGGAAATCCAGCGCAAAAACGAACTGCTGCGTCAGGCCCTGGCCCTGGCCGAGGAAGTGCAGCGAAACCTCCTGCCCCAGGCCGCGCCGGGACTGCCCGGTTTCGATATCGCCGGCACCAGCCTCTACAGCGATGAAACCGGCGGCGACTACTACGACTTCATCCACGAACCCAACGAACAAAATGGCAGCTTCGGCGTCATCATCGGCGACGTCACCGGACACGGCATCGCCGCCGCCCTGCTCATGACCACCGCCCGGGCCTTTCTGCGCATGCGCTCCTTCCAGCCCGGCTCCCTGGCCGCCGTCATCGACGACGTCAACAAGCTCCTGTGCGCCGATCTGGCCGATTCCGGCCGGTTCATGACGCTTTTCTACCTCGCCATCGATATCGAGAAAAAACGCATCCACTGGGTGCGCGCCGGACACGACCCCATCATCCTCTACGACGCCGAAACCGGCCTCGTGCAGGATATCCCCGACAAGGGCGGCCCGCCGCTGGGCATCGTCACCGAAGCCCGCTACGCCGAAAACAGCGCCGCGGGCATGAAGCCCGGCCAGGTGGCGCTGCTCGCCACCGACGGCCTCTGGGAAGCCCGCAATCCCGCCGGCGAAATGTTCGGCAAGGACCGCGTGCGCGAACTGCTCAAACAGCACCACGGAGCCCCGGCCGCCGAAATCGTCGACGCCGTTCTGGCCGGGTTGCGCGCCTTTCTCGGCGAGGCCCAGCCCGAAGACGACGTCACCCTCGTCGCCATCAAGGTGCTGCCCGACGAGCAGGCGTCGTCGTCGTAG
- the cadR gene encoding Cd(II)/Pb(II)-responsive transcriptional regulator — protein sequence MRIGELARRTGCRPDTVRYYEKEGLLPAPERSDGNYRLYDATHLARLAFIRNCRALEMNLDEIRALLALTDGACPDCGEVNTLLDTHIGHITERITRLQALQTQLRALRLRCTGATPIDQCGIIRELTDPAGPSV from the coding sequence ATGCGCATCGGCGAACTGGCCAGACGCACGGGTTGCCGGCCGGATACGGTCCGGTACTATGAGAAGGAAGGGCTGTTGCCGGCGCCGGAACGCTCGGACGGCAACTACCGGCTCTACGACGCCACCCACCTCGCCCGGCTGGCCTTTATCCGCAACTGCCGGGCGCTGGAAATGAATCTCGACGAAATTCGGGCCCTGCTCGCCCTCACGGACGGAGCTTGCCCGGACTGCGGCGAGGTCAACACGCTGCTCGACACGCACATTGGCCACATCACCGAGCGCATCACCCGGCTCCAGGCCCTCCAGACGCAACTGCGCGCCCTGCGCCTGCGCTGTACCGGGGCCACGCCCATCGACCAATGCGGCATCATCCGCGAATTGACGGACCCGGCCGGCCCGTCGGTGTGA
- the cadA gene encoding cadmium-translocating P-type ATPase gives MSHHEHAHAPDHDPFAKPCCCGHEGCQTSAGTPAGDDNIPETAQKDTFRIEAMDCPTEEAMIRKALGTMPGVAGMRFNLLARELTVHHDLPDTIGIVAAIAALGMEAVPVTAEGPPRLAAGPTGPWVRPVQGAALAVAVAAEVTEWLGLFTPWLPLVCALAAILACGLPIYRKGFTALKKRELNINALMSIAATGAVLLGQFPEAAMVMVLFAIAEQMESASLARASQAVTALLSLAPEQATMRREDGTFATVPARDVPVGATVRLMPGERVPLDGKVVAGRSSVDQSPITGESLPVEKEPGAALFAGTINQEGELMMETTALADDSTLSRITRAVVDAPGKKSGTQRFVDRFAAVYTPAVFAVAVAVAVLPPLFWGGAFVDWIYKGLVILVIACPCALVISTPVSVVSGLAAAAKHGILVKGGLFLERGHALRALGLDKTGTVTTGRPAQTDFENRAGEADANRAVAASLAARSDHPVSRAVATAAAGDGIVPRHVADFTALPGLGVHGTVDGRVFHLGNHRLIEKLGLCSPALEARLSALEGAGKTTVLLADADGVLALFAAADAVRPHSRDAVAELHALGVSTVLLSGDNTHTAEAIARETGIDEAYGDRMPKDKAEAIAALRQEQQGKGLVGMVGDGINDAPALAAADIGFAMGAAGTDAAIETADVAIMDDDPRKLAAFIRLSRDTVGVLRQNIALALGLKGLVLALTVAGYGSMLLAVFADMGTSLLVIGNGLRLLRK, from the coding sequence ATGTCACACCATGAACATGCCCATGCCCCCGATCATGATCCGTTTGCCAAGCCCTGCTGCTGCGGCCACGAGGGTTGCCAAACGTCCGCAGGCACGCCCGCAGGCGACGACAATATCCCGGAAACGGCCCAAAAGGACACCTTCCGCATCGAGGCCATGGACTGCCCCACGGAAGAGGCCATGATCCGCAAGGCGCTCGGGACCATGCCCGGCGTGGCCGGCATGCGCTTCAACCTGCTGGCCCGGGAGCTGACGGTGCACCATGACCTGCCGGACACCATCGGCATCGTGGCGGCCATCGCGGCGCTCGGCATGGAGGCCGTACCGGTCACGGCCGAGGGGCCGCCGCGCCTGGCCGCCGGGCCGACCGGACCATGGGTGAGGCCTGTCCAGGGCGCGGCCCTGGCCGTGGCCGTGGCGGCGGAGGTGACCGAATGGCTGGGGCTTTTCACGCCCTGGCTGCCCCTTGTCTGCGCGCTCGCCGCCATTTTGGCCTGCGGCCTGCCCATCTACCGCAAGGGATTCACCGCGCTCAAAAAACGCGAGCTCAACATCAACGCGCTCATGAGCATCGCCGCGACCGGCGCGGTCCTGCTCGGCCAGTTCCCGGAAGCGGCCATGGTCATGGTGCTTTTCGCCATTGCCGAACAGATGGAATCCGCATCGTTGGCCCGGGCCAGCCAGGCGGTCACGGCGCTTTTGTCCCTGGCCCCGGAGCAGGCGACCATGCGGCGGGAAGACGGGACGTTCGCGACGGTTCCCGCCCGGGACGTGCCGGTCGGCGCGACGGTGCGGCTCATGCCCGGGGAACGCGTGCCCCTCGACGGCAAGGTGGTCGCCGGCCGGTCCTCGGTCGACCAGTCGCCCATCACCGGCGAGAGCCTGCCCGTGGAGAAGGAACCGGGCGCGGCCCTTTTCGCCGGCACCATCAATCAGGAAGGCGAGCTGATGATGGAGACGACGGCCCTGGCCGACGACTCGACGCTTTCGCGCATCACCCGGGCGGTGGTGGATGCGCCGGGCAAAAAGTCCGGCACCCAGCGTTTCGTGGATCGGTTCGCCGCGGTCTACACCCCGGCGGTCTTCGCCGTGGCCGTGGCCGTGGCCGTGTTGCCGCCGCTTTTTTGGGGCGGCGCATTCGTGGACTGGATCTACAAGGGACTGGTCATCCTGGTCATCGCCTGTCCCTGCGCCCTGGTCATCTCCACGCCGGTCTCCGTGGTCAGCGGGCTGGCCGCCGCCGCCAAACACGGCATCCTGGTCAAAGGCGGGCTGTTCCTGGAGCGGGGCCACGCCCTGCGCGCCCTGGGCCTCGACAAGACCGGCACCGTGACCACCGGCCGGCCGGCCCAGACGGACTTCGAAAACCGCGCCGGCGAGGCGGACGCCAACCGGGCCGTGGCGGCAAGCCTGGCCGCGCGTTCGGACCATCCCGTGTCCCGGGCCGTGGCCACGGCGGCGGCCGGGGACGGGATCGTGCCGCGCCACGTGGCGGATTTCACCGCCCTGCCCGGCCTTGGCGTGCACGGGACCGTGGACGGCCGCGTCTTCCACCTCGGCAACCACCGGCTGATCGAAAAGCTGGGCCTGTGTTCGCCGGCCCTGGAGGCGCGGCTTTCCGCCCTCGAAGGCGCGGGCAAGACCACCGTGCTCCTGGCCGACGCGGACGGGGTGCTGGCCCTTTTCGCCGCCGCCGACGCGGTGCGGCCCCACAGCCGCGACGCCGTGGCCGAACTGCACGCCCTCGGGGTTTCCACCGTGCTCCTCTCCGGGGACAACACCCACACGGCCGAAGCCATCGCCCGGGAAACGGGCATCGACGAGGCCTACGGCGACCGGATGCCAAAGGACAAGGCCGAGGCCATCGCGGCGCTTCGCCAGGAGCAACAGGGCAAGGGGCTGGTCGGCATGGTCGGCGACGGCATCAACGACGCCCCGGCGCTGGCGGCGGCGGACATCGGCTTCGCCATGGGCGCGGCCGGCACCGACGCGGCCATCGAGACGGCGGATGTGGCCATCATGGACGACGACCCGCGAAAGCTCGCCGCCTTTATCCGGCTGTCGCGGGATACGGTCGGCGTGCTGCGGCAAAACATCGCCCTGGCCCTCGGGCTCAAGGGGCTGGTGCTGGCGCTTACGGTCGCGGGTTACGGCTCCATGCTGTTAGCCGTATTCGCCGACATGGGCACGAGTCTGCTCGTCATCGGCAACGGACTGCGGCTGTTGCGCAAATAA
- a CDS encoding single-stranded DNA-binding protein encodes MAGSINKVILVGRLGQDPKLTYLPSGSPVANFSVATDESYKDREGNKVERTEWHRVAVFGRSAEFCGNYLAKGRLVYIEGTLRTRSWDDQQGQKRYTTEVVVTGPGHTVQGLDSRGGMAADAPMGDEGFAPQQGGRRSYQGGGQQGGGQQGGQQGGYGGPAGGQQGGAPRQQQPRQQDEDLGPAFPSEASGMDDVPF; translated from the coding sequence ATGGCCGGCAGCATCAACAAGGTCATTTTAGTCGGCCGGCTCGGGCAGGACCCCAAGCTGACCTATTTGCCCTCGGGCAGTCCGGTGGCCAACTTTTCCGTGGCCACGGACGAATCCTACAAGGACCGCGAAGGCAACAAGGTCGAGCGCACGGAATGGCACCGGGTGGCCGTTTTTGGCCGTTCGGCGGAATTTTGCGGCAACTACCTCGCCAAGGGCCGGCTGGTCTACATCGAAGGGACGCTTCGCACCCGCAGCTGGGACGATCAGCAGGGCCAGAAGCGCTACACCACCGAGGTGGTGGTGACCGGGCCGGGACACACCGTCCAGGGCCTCGATTCGCGCGGCGGCATGGCGGCGGACGCGCCCATGGGCGACGAGGGTTTCGCGCCCCAGCAGGGCGGCCGGCGGTCCTATCAGGGCGGCGGGCAGCAGGGCGGCGGGCAGCAGGGTGGCCAGCAAGGCGGCTACGGCGGCCCGGCCGGCGGCCAGCAGGGCGGCGCACCCCGCCAGCAGCAGCCGCGCCAGCAGGACGAAGACCTCGGCCCGGCCTTCCCCTCCGAAGCCTCGGGCATGGATGACGTGCCGTTTTAA
- a CDS encoding biotin attachment protein, giving the protein MIDVKALLEKIKASPYEEIVVTAPHTGVVRFADIEAGARVVPASGTYGEKPGTLLAKLTREHNDKPIYAEAKGAVGQMRRELEGAFVEAGTELAVIRHYLSKDEVIASILQQVLYLFRAPERAKYYFIPSVDKKVKASGPRSVTVKDGMELFIVSRMKREKPLTYEGPEGIIYAVYFQHDRNVDQGAPLVGVCPESQTSLIQDVVNRVRTDWEERE; this is encoded by the coding sequence GTGATAGACGTCAAAGCTTTGCTGGAAAAGATAAAGGCCTCGCCCTACGAGGAGATCGTGGTCACCGCGCCGCATACGGGCGTGGTCCGTTTCGCCGACATCGAGGCCGGGGCCCGGGTGGTGCCCGCCTCGGGAACCTATGGGGAAAAGCCGGGCACGCTTTTGGCCAAGCTGACCCGGGAGCACAACGACAAGCCCATTTACGCCGAGGCCAAGGGGGCTGTCGGCCAGATGCGCCGGGAACTCGAAGGCGCCTTCGTCGAGGCCGGGACCGAGCTTGCCGTCATCCGCCACTACCTGTCCAAGGACGAGGTCATCGCCTCCATCCTCCAGCAGGTGCTCTATCTTTTCCGTGCGCCGGAGCGGGCCAAGTATTATTTCATTCCCAGCGTGGACAAGAAGGTCAAGGCCTCGGGGCCGCGTTCGGTAACGGTCAAGGACGGCATGGAGCTTTTCATCGTTTCGCGTATGAAACGGGAAAAGCCGCTGACCTATGAAGGGCCGGAAGGCATCATTTACGCGGTGTATTTTCAGCACGACCGGAACGTGGACCAGGGCGCGCCCCTTGTGGGCGTATGCCCAGAGTCCCAGACAAGCCTCATCCAGGACGTGGTCAACCGGGTTCGCACGGACTGGGAGGAAAGGGAGTAG